A window of Roseovarius sp. THAF27 contains these coding sequences:
- the glyA gene encoding serine hydroxymethyltransferase — translation MAHDGNQDFVSEGFFTESLASRDPDIAEAVKKELGRQRDEIELIASENIVSAAVMEAQGSVMTNKYAEGYAGRRYYGGCQFVDIAENLAIERACKLFDCGFANVQPNSGSQANQGVFTALLQPGDTILGMSLDAGGHLTHGAAPNQSGKWFNAVQYGVRKEDNLIDYDQVEALAKEHQPKLLIAGGSAVPRRIDFARMREIADMVGAYLHVDMAHFAGLVAAGLHPSPFPHAHVATTTTHKTLRGPRGGMILTNDEALAKKFNSAIFPGIQGGPLMHVIAAKAVAFGEALRPEFKSYIQQVITNAQAMSDQLIKGGLDTVTHGTDTHVLLVDLRPKGVKGNATEKSLGRAHITCNKNGVPFDPEKPTVTSGIRLGSPAGTTRGFGETEFRQIADWIVEVVDGLAANGEDGNSDAEAEVKAEVADLCARFPLYPNL, via the coding sequence ATGGCGCATGACGGAAATCAAGATTTTGTTTCAGAAGGCTTTTTCACGGAATCGCTGGCGTCTCGCGACCCCGATATCGCCGAGGCCGTCAAGAAAGAGCTTGGTCGCCAACGCGACGAGATCGAACTGATTGCATCGGAAAACATCGTCTCTGCCGCCGTGATGGAAGCGCAAGGCAGCGTGATGACCAACAAATACGCCGAAGGCTATGCCGGCCGGCGCTACTATGGCGGCTGCCAGTTCGTCGACATCGCCGAGAACCTGGCCATCGAGCGCGCCTGCAAGCTCTTCGACTGCGGCTTTGCCAACGTGCAGCCCAACTCCGGCAGCCAGGCCAACCAGGGCGTGTTCACCGCCCTGCTGCAACCCGGCGACACCATCCTGGGCATGAGCCTGGACGCCGGCGGTCACCTGACCCACGGCGCCGCCCCCAACCAGTCGGGCAAGTGGTTCAACGCCGTGCAATACGGCGTGCGCAAGGAAGACAACCTGATCGACTACGACCAGGTCGAGGCGTTGGCCAAGGAACACCAGCCCAAGCTGCTGATCGCCGGCGGTTCGGCCGTGCCGCGCCGGATCGACTTTGCCCGCATGCGCGAGATTGCCGACATGGTCGGCGCCTACCTGCACGTGGACATGGCCCACTTCGCCGGCCTGGTGGCCGCGGGCCTGCATCCTTCGCCCTTCCCTCATGCGCATGTCGCCACGACCACCACGCACAAGACCCTGCGCGGTCCGCGCGGCGGCATGATCCTCACCAATGACGAGGCCCTGGCGAAAAAGTTCAACTCGGCCATCTTCCCCGGCATCCAGGGCGGTCCCCTGATGCACGTGATCGCCGCCAAGGCTGTCGCCTTCGGCGAGGCGCTGCGGCCCGAGTTCAAGTCCTACATCCAGCAGGTCATCACCAACGCGCAAGCGATGAGCGACCAGTTGATCAAGGGCGGGCTCGACACCGTGACCCACGGCACCGACACCCACGTCCTGCTGGTCGACCTGCGGCCCAAGGGCGTCAAGGGCAACGCGACCGAGAAATCGCTGGGCCGTGCGCATATTACCTGCAACAAGAACGGCGTGCCTTTCGATCCCGAGAAACCCACCGTCACCAGCGGCATCCGCCTCGGCTCGCCCGCCGGCACGACCCGTGGTTTCGGCGAAACCGAATTCCGCCAGATCGCCGACTGGATCGTCGAGGTCGTCGACGGGCTTGCGGCCAATGGTGAGGATGGCAACAGCGACGCCGAGGCCGAGGTCAAGGCAGAGGTCGCGGATCTCTGCGCCCGCTTCCCGCTTTACCCGAACCTCTGA
- the upp gene encoding uracil phosphoribosyltransferase, whose amino-acid sequence MQDHLTVVTHPLVQHKLTLMRDKHTPTAVFRQLLREISQLLAYEVTRELKMTTQTIETPLQEMDAPVLAGRKLALISILRAGNGLLDGMLELIPSARVGFVGLYRDEDTLKPVKYYFKVPEQLGKRLTILVDPMLATGNSSAAAVDMVKEAGATDIRFLCLLAAPEGVARMKQAHPDVPIMTAALDERLNDIGYILPGLGDAGDRMFGTK is encoded by the coding sequence ATGCAAGATCATCTGACCGTCGTCACCCATCCGCTGGTGCAGCATAAACTGACGCTGATGCGGGACAAGCACACGCCCACGGCCGTGTTTCGCCAGCTGCTGCGGGAGATCAGCCAACTACTGGCGTATGAGGTCACGCGTGAGTTGAAGATGACCACCCAGACCATCGAGACACCGCTGCAGGAAATGGACGCGCCGGTCCTTGCGGGGCGCAAGCTGGCGCTGATCTCCATCCTGCGGGCGGGCAACGGCCTGCTGGACGGGATGCTGGAACTGATCCCCTCGGCGCGGGTCGGATTTGTCGGGCTTTACCGGGACGAAGACACGCTGAAGCCCGTGAAGTACTATTTCAAGGTGCCGGAGCAACTCGGCAAGCGGCTGACGATCCTGGTGGACCCGATGCTGGCCACCGGCAATTCCTCTGCCGCGGCGGTCGACATGGTGAAGGAAGCGGGCGCCACGGATATCCGGTTTCTCTGCCTGCTGGCCGCACCCGAAGGCGTGGCCCGGATGAAGCAGGCGCATCCCGATGTCCCGATCATGACGGCGGCCCTTGACGAGCGGCTGAATGACATCGGGTATATCCTGCCGGGGCTAGGTGATGCGGGCGACCGCATGTTCGGCACCAAATAG
- a CDS encoding NADP-dependent malic enzyme, which yields MADNANETLRQAALTYHEFPKPGKLEIRATKPLANGRDLARAYSPGVAEACLEIKANPADASRYTSRANQVAVVTNGTAVLGLGNIGALAAKPVMEGKAVLFKKFANIDCFDIELNEQDPEKLAEIVCALEPTFGAINLEDIKAPDCFIVEKICRERMNIPVFHDDQHGTAIVVGAAATNALHVAGKSFEDIKIVSTGGGAAGIACLNLLLKLGVKRENVWLCDIHGLVYEGRAEDMNPQKAAFAQKTDLRTLDDVVDGADLFLGLSGAGVLKPEHVARMSERPIILALANPMPEIMPDEVRKVAPKAIIATGRSDFPNQVNNVLCFPFIFRGALDVGATDINDAMQIACVEAIAELARATTSAEAAAAYQGEPMNFGPEYLIPKPFDPRLSSVVPTAVAKAAMESGVAARPIEDLNAYAANLQASVFKSALLMRPVFEAAATAARRIVFAEGEDERVLRAAQAILEETTELPILIGRPDVIAARCERIGLEIRPDKDFSIVNPERDHRYRDYWATYHDIMKRRGVTPDLAKAIMRTNTTAIGAIMVYREEADSLICGTFGEYRWHLNYVNQVLGDAEHHPHGALSMMILEDGPLFIADTHVRIRPTPEELAETAIGAARHVKRFGLVPSVAFCSQSQFGNQGSDSGNRLREALQILDREPRNFCYEGEMNLDAALDPDLRQRLLPDNRMEGAANVLLFSNGDTASGVRNILKMKAGGLEVGPILMGMGNRAHIVTPSITARGLLNMAAIAGTPVAHYG from the coding sequence ATGGCTGACAACGCGAACGAAACCCTGCGCCAGGCGGCACTGACCTATCACGAGTTTCCCAAGCCCGGCAAACTCGAGATCCGGGCGACGAAACCCTTGGCCAACGGTCGTGACCTCGCCCGCGCCTACTCGCCCGGCGTCGCCGAAGCCTGCCTCGAGATCAAGGCCAACCCTGCCGACGCCAGCCGCTACACCAGCCGCGCCAACCAGGTCGCCGTGGTCACCAACGGCACCGCCGTTCTGGGCCTTGGCAATATCGGCGCGCTGGCCGCCAAGCCGGTGATGGAGGGCAAGGCGGTCCTGTTCAAGAAATTCGCCAACATCGACTGTTTCGACATCGAGCTGAACGAGCAGGATCCCGAGAAACTGGCCGAGATCGTCTGCGCGCTGGAACCCACCTTCGGCGCAATCAACCTCGAGGATATCAAGGCGCCCGACTGTTTCATCGTCGAGAAGATCTGCCGCGAACGCATGAACATCCCCGTTTTCCACGACGACCAGCACGGCACCGCCATCGTCGTCGGCGCCGCGGCCACGAACGCGCTGCATGTCGCCGGCAAATCCTTCGAGGACATCAAGATCGTCTCGACCGGCGGCGGGGCCGCAGGCATCGCCTGCCTCAACCTGCTGCTGAAGCTGGGCGTAAAGCGCGAAAATGTCTGGCTCTGCGATATCCACGGCCTTGTCTACGAGGGTCGCGCCGAGGATATGAACCCGCAAAAGGCCGCCTTTGCGCAAAAGACCGACCTGCGCACGCTTGACGACGTGGTCGATGGCGCTGACCTTTTCCTCGGTCTCTCCGGCGCGGGCGTGCTGAAGCCCGAACATGTCGCCCGGATGTCGGAGCGCCCGATCATCCTGGCTCTGGCCAACCCGATGCCGGAAATCATGCCCGACGAGGTGCGCAAGGTCGCCCCCAAGGCAATCATCGCCACGGGGCGCAGCGACTTTCCGAACCAGGTCAACAACGTGCTTTGTTTCCCGTTCATCTTCCGTGGCGCGCTCGACGTGGGCGCGACGGACATCAACGACGCCATGCAGATTGCCTGCGTCGAGGCCATCGCCGAGCTGGCCCGCGCCACTACGTCGGCCGAGGCCGCCGCCGCCTACCAGGGCGAGCCGATGAATTTCGGCCCCGAGTACCTGATCCCGAAACCCTTCGATCCGCGCCTGTCCAGCGTTGTGCCCACCGCCGTGGCCAAGGCCGCGATGGAGTCGGGCGTTGCTGCGCGTCCCATCGAGGATCTGAACGCCTACGCGGCCAATCTTCAGGCGTCGGTCTTCAAGTCAGCCCTGCTGATGCGCCCGGTCTTCGAGGCGGCGGCCACCGCCGCACGCCGGATCGTTTTTGCCGAGGGCGAGGACGAGCGCGTGCTGCGCGCGGCCCAGGCGATCCTGGAGGAAACGACCGAGCTGCCAATCCTGATCGGCCGCCCAGACGTGATCGCCGCCCGGTGCGAGCGCATCGGTCTGGAAATCCGCCCCGACAAGGACTTCAGCATCGTGAACCCGGAACGAGACCACCGGTATCGCGACTATTGGGCCACCTATCATGACATCATGAAACGCCGCGGTGTCACGCCCGACCTCGCCAAGGCGATCATGCGCACCAATACCACCGCGATCGGCGCGATCATGGTCTACCGCGAGGAAGCGGATTCGCTCATCTGCGGCACGTTCGGCGAGTACCGCTGGCACCTGAATTACGTGAACCAGGTTCTGGGCGACGCCGAGCATCACCCGCACGGCGCACTGTCGATGATGATCCTCGAGGACGGCCCGCTGTTCATCGCCGACACCCATGTGCGCATCCGGCCCACGCCCGAGGAACTGGCAGAAACCGCCATCGGCGCGGCCCGCCACGTCAAGCGGTTCGGCCTCGTGCCCAGCGTCGCTTTCTGCTCGCAATCCCAATTCGGCAACCAGGGCAGCGATTCCGGCAACCGCCTGCGCGAGGCGCTTCAGATCCTCGACCGCGAGCCGCGCAACTTCTGCTACGAGGGCGAGATGAACCTCGATGCCGCGCTCGATCCCGACCTGCGCCAGCGTCTCCTGCCGGACAATCGCATGGAGGGCGCCGCCAACGTGCTGCTCTTCTCCAACGGTGACACCGCCTCGGGCGTGCGCAACATCCTGAAAATGAAGGCCGGCGGGCTGGAAGTCGGGCCGATCCTGATGGGGATGGGGAACCGGGCGCATATCGTGACGCCTTCGATCACGGCGCGCGGATTACTCAACATGGCCGCCATCGCCGGCACCCCGGTGGCCCATTACGGCTGA
- a CDS encoding phosphopentomutase codes for MSRAFLVVMDSVGIGGAPDADRFFNGAVPDTGANTVAHIAQARPGGLHLPNLDRLGLGAAVRLASGEDAPGLGAAPEGLWGAAEASSPGKDTPTGHWELAGLPVPFAWHVFPKTVPAFPETLTDAVKAACGVEGILGNCHASGTEILQALGAEHMRTGWPICYTSIDSVFQIAAHEERFGLKRLLALCRTLAPLLHEMGVGRVIARPFVGSEADGFERTTNRKDFAMPPPRPTLCDWASQDGRNVHAIGKIGDIFSMQGIDDVVTGSDAALMSALQKAVREADDGSLTFANFVEFDSKYGHRRDVEGYAQALERFDAGIGACLVAMRPADLMLITADHGNDPTWPGTDHTRERVPVLAAGVGAHKAGLVDFVDVAASVAAHLGLRQHGPGRSFLP; via the coding sequence ATGAGTCGCGCGTTCCTGGTGGTGATGGATTCCGTCGGCATAGGCGGTGCCCCGGATGCGGACAGGTTCTTCAACGGGGCGGTGCCCGATACCGGGGCGAATACAGTGGCGCATATCGCGCAGGCGAGGCCAGGCGGCCTGCATCTGCCCAACCTGGACCGATTGGGCCTGGGCGCGGCGGTGAGGCTGGCCTCTGGTGAAGATGCGCCGGGCCTGGGTGCGGCACCCGAGGGGCTATGGGGGGCGGCAGAGGCATCCTCGCCGGGCAAGGACACGCCGACCGGGCATTGGGAGTTGGCCGGGCTGCCCGTGCCGTTCGCGTGGCACGTCTTTCCCAAGACCGTGCCGGCCTTTCCCGAAACGTTGACAGACGCGGTAAAGGCCGCCTGCGGGGTCGAGGGGATACTCGGGAATTGTCATGCCTCGGGCACCGAGATCCTTCAGGCGCTGGGGGCCGAGCACATGCGCACGGGCTGGCCCATCTGCTATACCTCCATCGACAGCGTTTTCCAGATCGCCGCACACGAAGAGCGCTTCGGGCTGAAACGCCTGCTTGCGCTGTGCCGGACCCTTGCGCCGCTCTTGCACGAGATGGGCGTGGGCCGCGTGATCGCGCGGCCGTTCGTGGGGTCCGAAGCCGACGGGTTCGAGCGCACCACCAACCGCAAGGATTTCGCAATGCCGCCGCCCCGGCCGACGCTGTGCGATTGGGCCAGCCAGGATGGGCGCAATGTGCATGCCATCGGCAAGATCGGCGATATCTTTTCCATGCAGGGGATCGACGATGTCGTCACCGGAAGTGACGCGGCATTGATGAGCGCCTTGCAAAAGGCCGTGCGCGAGGCGGACGACGGCAGCCTGACATTCGCCAATTTCGTGGAGTTCGACAGCAAGTACGGCCATCGGCGCGATGTCGAGGGATACGCGCAGGCGCTGGAGCGGTTCGACGCGGGCATTGGTGCGTGTCTTGTCGCGATGCGGCCCGCGGACCTGATGCTGATCACCGCCGATCATGGCAACGATCCGACATGGCCCGGCACCGATCACACCCGCGAACGCGTGCCGGTCCTCGCGGCGGGCGTCGGCGCGCACAAGGCGGGCCTGGTCGATTTCGTCGATGTGGCGGCCAGCGTCGCGGCCCATCTGGGGCTGAGGCAGCACGGGCCGGGGCGGTCGTTCCTGCCTTGA
- a CDS encoding NAD kinase — protein sequence MGNPQKIAFVASRVSVAQTARDRLAKRFEHVEPEDADVIVALGGDGFMLETLHDVQKLGKPVYGMNRGTVGFLMNEYSESDLLERLDEAEEEVINPLFMSATDKDGQTHEALAINEVSLLRAGPQAAKLRITVDGRLRLEELICDGCLLATPAGSTAYNYSAHGPILPIGSDVLALTAVAAFRPRRWRGALLPMNAQVRFDVLDPGKRPVMADADSGSIPDVLSVEVRSDPTIQHRILFDPGHGLEERLLREQFS from the coding sequence ATGGGCAATCCGCAGAAAATCGCCTTTGTCGCCAGCCGCGTGTCCGTCGCGCAGACCGCGCGGGACAGGCTGGCCAAGCGGTTCGAGCATGTCGAGCCCGAGGACGCCGATGTGATCGTGGCGCTTGGTGGCGACGGGTTCATGCTTGAGACGCTGCACGATGTCCAGAAGCTGGGCAAGCCGGTCTACGGGATGAATCGCGGCACGGTGGGCTTCCTGATGAACGAATACAGCGAATCGGACCTGCTGGAGAGGCTGGACGAGGCCGAGGAGGAGGTTATCAATCCGCTGTTCATGTCGGCCACCGACAAGGACGGGCAAACGCACGAGGCGCTGGCGATCAACGAGGTGTCGCTGTTGCGGGCGGGGCCGCAAGCGGCCAAGCTGCGGATCACGGTGGATGGGCGGTTGCGGCTGGAAGAGCTGATCTGCGACGGGTGCCTGCTGGCCACGCCCGCCGGGTCGACGGCCTATAATTACAGCGCGCACGGGCCGATCCTGCCCATTGGCTCGGATGTGCTGGCGCTGACGGCGGTGGCGGCGTTCCGGCCCCGGCGGTGGCGCGGGGCGCTGTTGCCGATGAACGCGCAGGTGCGGTTCGATGTGCTGGACCCCGGCAAGCGGCCGGTGATGGCGGATGCGGACAGCGGCTCGATCCCGGATGTCCTGTCGGTCGAGGTGCGGTCCGATCCGACCATTCAGCACCGGATATTGTTCGATCCAGGGCACGGGCTGGAAGAGCGGCTGCTGCGGGAGCAGTTCAGCTAA
- a CDS encoding cytidine deaminase, with product MSLLEEAQRVRDNAYAPYSGFKVGAALKTTSGRVFTGCNVENVAYPEGTCAEAGAIAAMVAAGEARIAEIVVIADSPEPVTPCGGCRQKLAEFGDGDMPVTMATLGGATVTRTLKELLPGAFATHHMVNG from the coding sequence ATGAGTTTGCTGGAAGAGGCGCAGCGCGTTCGGGACAATGCCTATGCGCCCTATTCGGGCTTCAAGGTCGGCGCGGCTCTGAAAACAACGTCCGGTCGCGTCTTTACCGGCTGCAATGTCGAAAACGTGGCCTATCCCGAAGGCACCTGCGCCGAAGCCGGGGCCATCGCGGCGATGGTCGCGGCGGGCGAGGCCCGCATTGCCGAGATCGTGGTCATCGCCGACAGCCCCGAGCCGGTGACGCCCTGTGGCGGATGCCGGCAGAAACTGGCGGAATTCGGCGACGGCGACATGCCGGTCACGATGGCCACGCTGGGCGGTGCCACGGTCACGCGGACCCTGAAAGAGCTGTTGCCCGGGGCCTTTGCAACGCATCACATGGTCAACGGCTGA
- a CDS encoding SPOR domain-containing protein: MAPKHVYERQISSTRGVFVPEGYQPVWEDDRLNPQRAHQTFAGKAQMEVAWTKTVPRRLIDRWTGREVTHKYPGLQYPYTSFEQQRAAGVIVATRGEMVPDPITVVRSRDGRVRSVKRTRNVTSDAPRAEAVKPTISTRSAAPKPAAKAASHRYVQVGIFSKPGLARSAAQRLANAGLPARMGKTTHNGQSYTSVVVGPFGTQSQLQSGMQAVRRAGYPNAYYRK, from the coding sequence GTGGCCCCGAAGCACGTCTACGAGCGCCAGATCAGCAGCACCCGCGGCGTATTTGTTCCCGAAGGATATCAGCCCGTCTGGGAGGATGACCGGCTGAACCCGCAACGGGCGCACCAGACATTTGCCGGCAAAGCGCAGATGGAGGTGGCCTGGACCAAGACCGTGCCGCGCCGCCTGATCGACCGCTGGACGGGGCGCGAGGTGACGCACAAGTATCCCGGGCTTCAGTACCCCTACACAAGTTTTGAACAGCAGCGGGCCGCCGGTGTCATCGTCGCCACCCGCGGCGAGATGGTGCCGGATCCGATCACCGTCGTGCGCAGCCGTGACGGTCGTGTACGGTCGGTCAAGCGCACGCGCAACGTGACCAGTGACGCGCCGCGCGCCGAGGCGGTCAAGCCGACGATCTCGACCCGGTCGGCAGCACCGAAGCCCGCGGCCAAGGCGGCCAGCCACCGTTACGTGCAGGTCGGTATCTTCAGCAAGCCGGGCCTCGCCAGGAGTGCCGCACAGCGCCTTGCCAATGCAGGCTTGCCCGCGCGGATGGGCAAGACCACCCACAACGGCCAGTCGTATACGTCGGTCGTAGTCGGGCCATTCGGCACGCAGTCACAGCTTCAATCGGGGATGCAGGCGGTACGCCGCGCGGGATACCCGAACGCCTATTACCGCAAGTAA
- the prpE gene encoding propionate-CoA ligase PrpE, with amino-acid sequence MAYKDVYESWKKDPEGFWMQAAEAIDWDEKPTKALFDAEAPHYEWYSDGKVNGCFNAVDRHVAAGRGEQVAIIHDSPITDSITRITYAELKDRVASLAGALRARGVEKGDRVIIYMPMVPEALEAMLACARIGAIHSVVFGGFAAHELAVRIDDATPKCIIAASCGLEPGRVVHYKPLLDGAVDQATHKPDFCVIFQREQETATLTEGRDVDWHDFQKGTEPADCVPVEGNHPAYILYTSGTTGAPKGVVRATGGHLVALNWSMKNIYNVDPGDVFWAASDVGWVVGHSYICYAPLVHGNTTIVFEGKPVGTPDAGTFWRVIEQHKVKSFFTAPTAFRAVKREDPHGEYLKKYDLSNLNAIYLAGERADPDTIEWTQKMTGKPVYDHWWQTETGWTIAGMPAGIEALPVKIGSPTVAMPGYDIQILDDGGHPVTSGTLGAIAIKLPLPPGTLPTLWNAEDRFRKSYLDHFPGYYETGDAGMVDEDGYVWIMARTDDVINVAGHRLSTGGMEEVLASHPDVAECAVIGVSDELKGQLPVGFVCLTKGVDRPHEEITAECVKLVRDQIGPVAAFKLAVVVDRLPKTRSGKILRATMVKIADSQDFKMPATIDDPAILDEIRDALQTLGLAK; translated from the coding sequence ATGGCATACAAGGACGTCTACGAAAGCTGGAAGAAAGATCCCGAAGGCTTCTGGATGCAGGCCGCCGAGGCCATCGACTGGGACGAAAAGCCCACCAAGGCGCTTTTTGACGCCGAGGCCCCCCACTATGAATGGTACAGCGACGGCAAGGTGAACGGCTGTTTCAACGCTGTCGACCGCCATGTCGCGGCGGGTCGCGGCGAGCAGGTGGCGATCATCCATGACAGCCCGATCACGGACAGTATTACCCGGATCACCTATGCGGAACTGAAGGACCGGGTTGCCAGCCTCGCGGGCGCCCTCCGGGCCAGGGGCGTCGAAAAGGGCGACCGCGTCATCATCTACATGCCCATGGTCCCCGAGGCGCTCGAGGCGATGCTGGCCTGCGCCCGGATCGGGGCGATCCACTCGGTCGTTTTCGGCGGCTTCGCGGCGCATGAACTGGCCGTGCGGATCGACGACGCGACGCCCAAATGCATCATCGCCGCCTCCTGCGGGCTGGAACCGGGCCGCGTTGTCCACTACAAGCCCCTGCTCGACGGCGCGGTGGATCAAGCCACGCACAAGCCCGATTTCTGCGTGATCTTTCAGAGGGAACAGGAGACAGCCACCCTCACCGAGGGCCGCGACGTCGACTGGCACGATTTCCAGAAAGGCACCGAACCCGCAGACTGCGTGCCGGTCGAGGGCAATCACCCCGCCTATATCCTCTATACCTCCGGCACCACCGGCGCGCCCAAGGGCGTCGTCCGCGCCACGGGCGGTCACCTGGTGGCGCTGAACTGGAGCATGAAGAACATCTACAACGTCGATCCCGGCGACGTCTTCTGGGCCGCGTCCGACGTCGGCTGGGTCGTGGGCCACAGCTATATCTGCTACGCCCCGCTGGTTCACGGCAACACCACCATCGTCTTCGAGGGCAAGCCCGTAGGCACACCGGACGCGGGCACGTTCTGGCGCGTGATCGAACAGCACAAGGTGAAGTCCTTCTTCACCGCGCCCACGGCCTTCCGCGCCGTCAAGCGCGAGGACCCGCATGGCGAGTACCTGAAGAAATACGATCTTTCAAATCTCAATGCGATCTACCTCGCGGGCGAACGTGCCGATCCCGACACCATCGAGTGGACGCAAAAGATGACCGGGAAGCCGGTCTATGACCACTGGTGGCAAACCGAAACCGGCTGGACCATCGCCGGTATGCCCGCGGGGATCGAGGCGCTGCCGGTCAAGATCGGCTCGCCGACCGTGGCGATGCCCGGCTACGACATCCAGATCCTCGACGATGGCGGCCACCCGGTAACCTCCGGCACGCTGGGCGCCATCGCGATCAAGCTGCCCCTGCCCCCCGGCACCCTGCCCACGCTCTGGAATGCCGAGGACCGCTTTCGCAAAAGCTATCTCGACCATTTCCCCGGCTATTACGAGACCGGCGATGCCGGGATGGTCGACGAAGACGGCTATGTCTGGATCATGGCGCGCACCGATGACGTGATCAACGTCGCGGGCCACCGCCTGTCCACCGGCGGCATGGAAGAAGTGCTGGCCAGCCATCCCGACGTGGCCGAATGCGCGGTGATCGGCGTCAGCGACGAACTCAAGGGGCAACTGCCCGTCGGCTTCGTCTGCCTGACCAAAGGCGTCGACCGCCCACACGAGGAAATCACCGCCGAATGCGTCAAGCTGGTGCGCGACCAGATCGGCCCCGTCGCCGCCTTCAAGCTGGCCGTGGTCGTGGACCGCCTGCCCAAGACCCGCTCGGGCAAGATCCTGCGCGCTACCATGGTCAAGATCGCCGACAGCCAGGACTTCAAGATGCCCGCGACCATCGACGATCCGGCCATCCTGGACGAGATCCGCGACGCGCTGCAAACCCTCGGCCTGGCGAAGTAG
- a CDS encoding thymidine phosphorylase, producing METRSVIAAIRDGNAVSDAALGGFVKGLADGGVSDAQAGAFAMAVLLKSLAPESRRALTLSMRDSGRILRWSTDRPILDKHSTGGIGDCISLVLAPALSACGAAVPMISGRGLGHTGGTLDKLEAIPGVSTELETARLQKIVQEVGVVIAAASADIAPADRRLYAVRDVSATVESIDLITASILSKKLAAGLTGLVLDVKQGSGAFMKDLQAARALATSLVETANAAGCRCSALVTDMDQPLAASAGNALEVAEAMRVLTGKAEGRLEKLTCYLGGEALYQGGLCDTAADGARQILQVLRNGQAAEVFGRMLRALGGPTQFVDSWARFLPEATIIREVPAQAAGFVASIDGTALGRAVIALGGGRQVETDRIDPAVGLSDILPLGAEVAPGQPLMRIHASRTGHADAAEAIVRDAIDIEAAAPAEKPLVIERVGP from the coding sequence TTGGAGACGCGCAGTGTCATAGCGGCGATACGCGATGGGAACGCGGTGTCCGACGCGGCCCTCGGGGGCTTCGTGAAGGGGCTGGCCGATGGCGGAGTGAGCGACGCGCAGGCCGGGGCCTTTGCCATGGCGGTCTTGCTGAAGTCGCTTGCGCCCGAAAGCCGCCGCGCCCTGACGCTGTCGATGCGCGACAGCGGACGGATCCTGCGCTGGTCCACCGACCGGCCCATTCTGGACAAGCACTCGACCGGCGGGATCGGCGATTGCATCAGCCTCGTCCTTGCGCCGGCGCTGTCGGCCTGCGGCGCCGCGGTGCCGATGATTTCCGGCCGCGGGCTGGGGCATACGGGAGGGACCCTGGACAAGCTTGAAGCCATCCCGGGTGTCAGCACCGAGCTGGAGACGGCGCGGTTGCAGAAAATCGTTCAGGAGGTCGGTGTCGTGATCGCCGCGGCCAGTGCGGATATCGCGCCTGCGGACCGACGGCTTTACGCGGTGCGGGATGTCTCGGCCACCGTCGAAAGCATCGATCTGATCACCGCCTCGATCCTGTCCAAGAAACTGGCGGCGGGGCTGACCGGGCTGGTGCTGGACGTCAAGCAGGGCTCGGGCGCCTTCATGAAGGATCTGCAAGCGGCCCGCGCCCTGGCCACGTCGCTGGTGGAAACGGCGAACGCGGCGGGCTGCCGGTGCAGCGCGCTTGTCACCGACATGGATCAACCTTTGGCGGCCTCGGCGGGCAATGCGCTGGAAGTGGCCGAAGCCATGCGCGTGCTGACCGGCAAGGCCGAAGGGCGCCTGGAGAAACTGACCTGCTATCTGGGGGGCGAAGCGCTGTACCAGGGCGGGCTGTGCGACACCGCGGCGGACGGGGCGCGGCAGATCCTGCAGGTGCTGAGAAACGGGCAGGCGGCAGAGGTGTTCGGCCGGATGCTGCGGGCCTTGGGCGGACCGACGCAATTCGTCGACAGCTGGGCGCGGTTCTTGCCGGAGGCCACGATCATCCGGGAAGTCCCGGCGCAGGCCGCCGGCTTTGTCGCGAGCATCGATGGCACCGCGCTGGGCCGCGCGGTCATCGCTCTGGGCGGCGGTCGGCAGGTAGAGACGGACCGAATCGACCCTGCGGTGGGCCTTTCGGATATTCTGCCGCTGGGGGCCGAGGTCGCGCCGGGGCAGCCCTTGATGCGCATACATGCCAGCCGCACGGGCCATGCCGACGCCGCCGAGGCCATCGTGCGCGACGCCATTGATATCGAAGCCGCTGCGCCGGCGGAGAAACCGCTTGTGATCGAGCGCGTCGGGCCATGA